The following are from one region of the Pseudomonas lalucatii genome:
- the ribD gene encoding bifunctional diaminohydroxyphosphoribosylaminopyrimidine deaminase/5-amino-6-(5-phosphoribosylamino)uracil reductase RibD encodes MLNSDQGFMARALELARKGLYSTHPNPRVGCVIVAAGRIVGEGWHARAGEPHAEVHALRQAGERARGATAYVTLEPCSHHGRTPPCADALVAAGVARVVAAMQDPNPQVAGNGLARLQQAGIEVLCGVLEGDARVLNGGFIKRMEQGLPLVRVKLAMSLDGRTAMASGESQWITGPAARAAVQRLRARSSVVLSGADTVLADGARMTVRPDELGLGAELSALAAARPPLRVLVDGRLRVPLDVPFFQAGPALVATCAAAAARERFLEEGHELLAVPGSNGHVDLRRLLLALAARGANEVLVEAGPRLAGAFARQGLVDEYRLFVAPKLLGSSARPLLELPLTRMAEAPELRILDIRAVGEDWQIIAVPKGQG; translated from the coding sequence ATGCTGAACTCCGATCAGGGCTTCATGGCCCGCGCCCTCGAGCTGGCCCGCAAGGGCCTCTACTCCACCCATCCCAATCCGCGCGTCGGCTGCGTCATAGTCGCCGCCGGGCGCATCGTCGGCGAAGGCTGGCATGCCCGGGCCGGCGAGCCCCATGCCGAGGTGCACGCGCTGCGCCAGGCCGGCGAGCGGGCCCGCGGCGCCACCGCTTATGTCACCCTGGAGCCCTGCAGCCATCATGGGCGTACGCCGCCCTGTGCCGATGCCCTGGTGGCCGCCGGCGTGGCGCGAGTGGTCGCGGCCATGCAGGACCCCAACCCCCAGGTGGCCGGCAATGGCCTGGCGCGTCTGCAGCAGGCCGGCATCGAGGTGCTCTGCGGCGTGCTCGAAGGCGATGCGCGGGTTCTCAACGGCGGTTTCATCAAGCGCATGGAGCAGGGCCTGCCGCTGGTGCGGGTCAAACTGGCCATGAGCCTGGACGGCCGCACCGCCATGGCCAGCGGCGAGAGCCAGTGGATCACCGGGCCGGCGGCGCGGGCCGCGGTGCAGCGCCTGCGCGCCCGCTCCAGCGTGGTGCTGAGCGGCGCCGATACGGTGCTGGCCGACGGCGCGCGGATGACCGTGCGCCCCGACGAACTGGGCCTGGGCGCCGAGCTGAGCGCCCTGGCCGCCGCCCGTCCGCCGCTGCGGGTGCTGGTCGATGGACGCCTGCGGGTGCCGCTGGACGTGCCCTTCTTCCAGGCCGGGCCGGCGCTGGTGGCCACCTGCGCGGCCGCCGCGGCGCGCGAGCGGTTCCTCGAGGAAGGCCACGAGCTGCTGGCCGTGCCGGGCAGCAACGGCCATGTCGACCTGCGGCGGCTGCTGCTCGCACTGGCCGCCCGCGGCGCCAACGAGGTGCTGGTCGAGGCCGGGCCGCGCCTGGCCGGGGCCTTCGCCCGCCAGGGCCTGGTCGACGAGTACCGGCTGTTCGTCGCGCCCAAGCTGCTCGGCTCCAGCGCCCGGCCGCTGCTCGAGCTGCCGCTGACGCGCATGGCCGAGGCGCCGGAGCTCAGGATCCTCGACATCCGCGCGGTGGGCGAGGACTGGCAGATCATCGCCGTGCCCAAGGGCCAGGGCTGA
- the nrdR gene encoding transcriptional regulator NrdR, translating to MHCPFCGAHDTKVIDSRLVAEGEQVRRRRECLACEERFTTFETAELVMPRLIKQDGSRQPFDEEKLRAGMQRALEKRPVSIERLEGAIAHIKHKLRATGEREIKSLVLGELVMGELQKLDEVAYIRFASVYRRFQDLNEFREEIDRLSREPSQG from the coding sequence ATGCACTGTCCGTTCTGCGGTGCCCACGACACCAAGGTCATCGACTCGCGCCTGGTCGCCGAGGGCGAACAGGTGCGCCGCCGGCGTGAATGCCTGGCCTGCGAGGAGCGCTTCACCACCTTCGAGACCGCCGAGCTGGTGATGCCGCGGCTGATCAAGCAGGACGGCAGCCGCCAGCCCTTCGACGAGGAAAAACTGCGTGCCGGCATGCAGCGCGCCCTGGAGAAGCGCCCGGTGAGCATCGAGCGCCTGGAGGGCGCCATCGCCCACATCAAGCACAAGCTGCGCGCCACCGGCGAGCGCGAGATCAAGTCGCTGGTGCTCGGCGAACTGGTGATGGGCGAGCTGCAGAAGCTCGACGAGGTCGCCTACATCCGTTTCGCCTCGGTGTACCGGCGCTTCCAGGACCTCAACGAATTCCGCGAGGAGATCGACCGGCTGTCCCGCGAGCCGTCGCAAGGCTGA
- a CDS encoding ABC transporter permease: MYLLRLALASLGNRRFTALLTMFAIALSVCLLLAVERVRTEARASFASTISGTDLIVGARSGSVNLLLYSVFRIGNATNNIRWDSFERFAEHRQVKWAIPISLGDSHRGYRVMGTSPAYFEHYRYARSQALKIEQGRAFAEDPFEVVLGAEVAQALKYSLGEKLVLAHGVATISLVKHDDKPFTVVGILQRTGTPVDRTLHISLGGMEALHIDWQNGMPARGAGVVNAEQARNMDLQPKQITAFLLGLNSKIATFSLQREINQFRGEPLLAILPGVALQELWSLMGTAEKALFVVSLFVVLTGLIGMLTAILTSLNERRREMAILRSVGARPWHIAGLLVLEAFALALAGVFLGLLLLYAGIAAAQSHVQANYGLYLPLNPPTPYEWTLLGAILAAALLMGCVPAWRGYRQSLADGLSIRL; the protein is encoded by the coding sequence ATGTATCTGCTTCGCCTCGCCCTGGCCAGCCTAGGCAACCGCCGCTTCACCGCGCTACTGACGATGTTCGCCATCGCCTTGTCGGTCTGCCTGCTGCTCGCCGTCGAGCGGGTGCGCACCGAGGCCCGCGCCAGCTTCGCCAGCACCATCAGCGGCACCGACCTGATAGTCGGGGCGCGCTCGGGCAGCGTGAACCTGCTGCTGTATTCGGTGTTCCGCATCGGCAATGCCACCAACAATATCCGCTGGGACAGCTTCGAGCGCTTCGCCGAGCACCGCCAGGTCAAATGGGCGATCCCGATTTCCCTCGGCGACTCGCACCGCGGCTACCGGGTGATGGGCACCAGCCCGGCGTATTTCGAACACTACCGCTATGCCCGCAGCCAAGCCTTGAAAATCGAGCAGGGCCGCGCCTTTGCCGAGGATCCCTTCGAAGTGGTGCTGGGCGCGGAAGTGGCCCAGGCGCTGAAATATTCCCTCGGCGAAAAGCTGGTGCTGGCCCACGGCGTGGCGACCATCAGCCTGGTCAAGCACGACGACAAACCCTTTACCGTGGTCGGCATTCTGCAACGCACCGGCACCCCGGTGGATCGCACCCTGCATATTTCCCTGGGCGGGATGGAAGCGCTGCATATCGACTGGCAGAACGGCATGCCGGCGCGCGGCGCGGGTGTGGTCAACGCCGAGCAAGCCAGAAATATGGATTTGCAGCCCAAGCAGATCACCGCCTTTCTACTGGGTCTGAACAGCAAGATCGCCACCTTCAGCCTGCAGCGGGAGATCAACCAATTCCGTGGCGAGCCGCTGCTGGCGATCCTGCCCGGCGTCGCCCTGCAGGAGCTGTGGAGCCTGATGGGCACGGCGGAGAAAGCGCTGTTCGTGGTCTCGCTGTTCGTCGTGCTGACCGGCTTGATCGGCATGCTCACGGCGATCCTCACCAGCCTCAACGAGCGCCGCCGCGAGATGGCGATCCTGCGTTCGGTCGGCGCGCGCCCCTGGCATATCGCCGGCCTGCTGGTGCTGGAGGCCTTCGCCCTGGCGCTGGCCGGGGTGTTCCTCGGCTTGTTACTGCTGTACGCCGGCATCGCCGCGGCGCAAAGCCATGTGCAGGCCAACTATGGCCTTTATCTGCCGCTTAATCCGCCAACGCCCTATGAGTGGACGTTGCTCGGCGCTATCCTGGCGGCCGCTCTGCTGATGGGTTGCGTACCCGCCTGGCGAGGCTATCGGCAATCGCTGGCCGATGGCTTGTCGATTCGTTTATAA
- a CDS encoding ABC transporter ATP-binding protein, with product MSNALINLSNLGFAWPGQAELLDIPGFTLERGESLFLKGPSGSGKTTLLGLLGGVQKPNRGSIQLLGQDLSSLSAGARDRFRVDHTGYIFQQFNLLPFLSVRENVELPCHFSKLRAGRAIQRHGSVDNAAAALLAHLGLQDAGLLERRADELSIGQQQRVAAARALIGQPELVIADEPTSALDFDAREAFLELLFAECRAAGSSLLFVSHDQSLARLFDRSLSLAELNRASRLPGI from the coding sequence ATGAGCAATGCCCTGATCAACCTGTCCAACCTCGGCTTCGCCTGGCCCGGCCAGGCCGAACTGCTGGATATCCCCGGCTTCACCTTGGAGCGCGGCGAAAGCCTGTTTCTCAAGGGCCCGAGCGGCAGCGGCAAGACCACCCTGCTCGGCCTGCTGGGCGGCGTGCAGAAGCCCAACCGCGGCAGCATCCAGCTGCTCGGTCAGGACCTGAGCAGCTTGTCCGCTGGTGCTCGCGACCGTTTTCGTGTCGATCACACCGGCTACATCTTTCAGCAGTTCAATTTGCTGCCGTTTCTCTCGGTGCGCGAGAACGTCGAGCTGCCCTGCCATTTCTCCAAGCTGCGCGCCGGGCGGGCGATCCAGCGCCATGGCAGCGTCGACAATGCAGCGGCCGCCCTGCTCGCCCACCTCGGCCTGCAGGACGCCGGCCTGCTGGAGCGCCGCGCCGATGAGCTGTCGATCGGCCAACAGCAACGGGTGGCCGCCGCCCGCGCGCTGATCGGCCAGCCGGAGCTGGTGATCGCCGACGAGCCGACCTCGGCCCTGGACTTCGACGCCCGCGAAGCCTTTCTCGAACTGCTGTTCGCCGAATGCCGCGCCGCCGGCTCCAGCCTGCTGTTCGTCAGCCATGATCAGAGCCTGGCGCGCCTGTTCGACCGCAGCCTGTCGCTGGCGGAACTCAACCGCGCCAGCCGCTTGCCAGGGATTTAA
- the trxA gene encoding thioredoxin, whose translation MSDTPYIFDVSGAANFEQLVIQNSFHKPVLVDFWAEWCAPCKALMPLLAQIAESYQGELLLAKVDCDAEQDIVARFGIRSLPTVVLFKDGQPVDGFAGAQPESAIRDMLQPHVAEPPPPQADLLQDAQALFADGRIGEAEARLQQLLGEDNENAAALILYARCLAERGELGEAETVLDAVKGDAHKQALAGARAQLTFLRQAADLPEVASLKSRLAQNGEDDEAAYQLAIQQLARQQYEAALDALLKLFVRNRGYADGVAHKSLLQVFDLLGNDHPLVTAYRRKLYQAIY comes from the coding sequence ATGAGCGACACCCCCTATATCTTCGACGTATCCGGCGCCGCCAACTTCGAACAGCTGGTGATCCAGAACTCCTTTCACAAGCCGGTACTGGTGGACTTCTGGGCCGAGTGGTGCGCACCGTGCAAGGCACTGATGCCGCTGCTGGCGCAGATCGCCGAGAGCTACCAGGGCGAACTGCTGCTGGCCAAGGTGGACTGCGACGCCGAGCAGGACATCGTCGCCCGCTTCGGCATCCGCAGCCTGCCCACCGTGGTGCTGTTCAAGGACGGCCAGCCGGTCGACGGCTTCGCCGGCGCCCAGCCGGAGTCGGCGATCCGCGACATGCTCCAGCCCCATGTTGCCGAGCCGCCGCCCCCCCAGGCCGACCTGCTGCAAGATGCCCAGGCGCTGTTCGCCGACGGCCGCATCGGCGAGGCGGAGGCCCGGCTCCAGCAGTTGCTCGGCGAGGACAATGAAAACGCCGCCGCGCTGATCCTCTATGCCCGCTGCCTGGCCGAACGCGGCGAGCTGGGCGAGGCCGAGACCGTGCTCGACGCGGTCAAGGGCGACGCGCACAAGCAGGCCCTGGCCGGCGCCCGCGCGCAGCTGACCTTCCTGCGCCAGGCCGCCGACCTGCCGGAGGTCGCCAGCCTGAAGAGCCGCCTGGCGCAGAACGGCGAAGACGACGAGGCGGCCTACCAGCTGGCCATCCAGCAGCTGGCCCGCCAGCAGTACGAGGCGGCGCTGGACGCCCTGCTCAAGCTGTTCGTGCGCAACCGCGGCTACGCCGACGGCGTGGCGCACAAGAGCCTGCTGCAGGTATTCGATCTGCTGGGTAACGACCACCCGCTGGTGACCGCCTACCGGCGCAAGCTGTACCAGGCGATCTACTGA
- a CDS encoding tetratricopeptide repeat protein, producing the protein MSRLLLSLLLCAVGIAQAATQSVEPGVFRALNAAQLAQQQGDYAAARRALDGAKARPGSLEQALLWRSRGYLAWAQGQNVQAIDWLDRALASGTLDAESQANERLNLARLNLIERRYARVVELLAPGQADAGEDALQLLAQAYQGQGQAAKALPLAERYVRANPRAADSWLQFLVAVNAELERYPAAERWQRHLLARKPDDSRQWRQLAALQQMAGGYAKALATLRAAQAKGLRFSAAELDNLVALAGAAGQPWQGAKLLSGMLESGLLGNSDQRQERLGLFWWQARERARAAQVLRPLAERSGRGELWLQVAQLELEQGHWQAGLAALSRAERAGSPGSKVRAWRQWAESELRFERDNRLASRG; encoded by the coding sequence ATGTCCCGTCTATTGCTGTCGCTGTTGCTCTGCGCGGTCGGTATCGCGCAGGCCGCCACCCAGAGCGTGGAGCCCGGGGTGTTTCGCGCCCTGAATGCGGCCCAGCTGGCCCAGCAGCAGGGCGACTACGCCGCCGCCCGGCGCGCCCTGGACGGCGCCAAGGCCCGGCCCGGCAGCCTGGAGCAGGCCCTGCTGTGGCGCAGCCGCGGCTACCTGGCCTGGGCCCAGGGGCAGAACGTCCAGGCTATCGACTGGCTGGACCGGGCCCTGGCCAGCGGCACGCTGGACGCCGAGTCGCAGGCCAACGAGCGCCTCAACCTGGCCCGGCTCAACCTGATCGAGCGCCGCTATGCCCGGGTCGTCGAGCTGCTCGCGCCGGGGCAGGCCGACGCCGGCGAGGACGCGCTGCAGTTGCTGGCGCAGGCCTACCAGGGCCAGGGGCAGGCGGCCAAGGCCCTGCCCCTGGCCGAGCGCTACGTGCGGGCCAACCCGCGAGCGGCCGACAGCTGGCTGCAGTTCCTGGTGGCGGTCAATGCCGAACTCGAGCGCTACCCGGCCGCCGAGCGCTGGCAGCGCCACCTGCTGGCGCGCAAGCCCGACGACAGCCGGCAATGGCGGCAACTGGCGGCCCTGCAGCAGATGGCTGGCGGCTACGCCAAGGCATTGGCCACCCTGCGCGCCGCGCAGGCCAAGGGCCTGCGCTTCAGTGCGGCGGAACTGGACAACCTGGTGGCCCTGGCCGGCGCCGCCGGGCAGCCCTGGCAGGGCGCCAAGCTGCTGTCCGGGATGCTCGAAAGCGGCCTGCTCGGCAACAGTGACCAGCGCCAGGAACGCCTCGGCCTGTTCTGGTGGCAGGCCCGTGAGCGCGCCCGCGCCGCCCAGGTGCTGCGGCCGTTGGCCGAGCGCTCAGGCCGCGGCGAGCTCTGGCTGCAGGTCGCCCAGCTGGAGCTGGAGCAGGGGCACTGGCAGGCCGGGCTGGCGGCACTGAGCCGTGCCGAGCGTGCGGGCAGCCCGGGCAGCAAGGTGCGCGCCTGGCGTCAGTGGGCCGAGAGCGAGCTGCGCTTCGAGCGGGACAATCGCCTGGCCAGCCGCGGCTGA
- a CDS encoding ExbD/TolR family protein — MRMRRHHQQDEDTGIDLTPMLDVVFIMLIFFIVTSSFIKESGVEVQRPQAQTANPQDKGNILIAITADGQVWLDKQVVDVRSVRAHVERLRVDQPDGAVVVQADQDARTGLVVQVMDQARLAGVQDVALAASTGAL; from the coding sequence ATGAGAATGCGTCGCCATCACCAGCAAGACGAGGACACCGGCATCGACCTGACGCCGATGCTCGACGTGGTCTTCATCATGCTGATCTTCTTCATCGTCACCAGCTCCTTCATCAAGGAGTCGGGGGTCGAGGTGCAGCGTCCCCAGGCGCAGACCGCCAACCCCCAGGACAAGGGCAATATCCTCATCGCCATCACCGCCGACGGCCAGGTGTGGCTGGACAAGCAGGTGGTCGACGTGCGCAGCGTGCGCGCCCATGTCGAGCGCCTGCGCGTCGACCAGCCGGACGGCGCGGTGGTGGTGCAGGCCGACCAGGACGCGCGCACCGGCCTGGTGGTGCAGGTGATGGACCAGGCGCGCCTGGCCGGGGTGCAGGACGTGGCCCTGGCCGCCAGCACGGGAGCGCTCTGA
- a CDS encoding acyl-CoA thioesterase encodes MAPAFQLLLRVRYGECDAQQVVFNARYADYVDLAVTEFFRALLGGYKALLERGLDTQVVRQCIDWSAPARFDDVLELRVQTLRVGNSSYSLQVDMLHHEDQRPLARAEVTYVMVDSREFRKVGVPDDLRALLLRGAPGVRIDQAG; translated from the coding sequence GTGGCGCCGGCCTTTCAGCTGCTCCTGCGGGTGCGCTACGGCGAGTGCGACGCCCAGCAGGTGGTGTTCAACGCCCGCTATGCCGACTACGTCGACCTGGCCGTCACGGAGTTCTTCCGCGCCCTGCTCGGCGGCTACAAGGCGCTGCTGGAGCGCGGCCTGGACACCCAGGTGGTGCGCCAGTGCATCGACTGGAGCGCTCCGGCGCGCTTCGACGACGTACTCGAGCTGCGCGTGCAGACCCTGAGGGTCGGCAACAGCTCCTACAGCCTGCAGGTGGACATGCTGCACCACGAGGATCAGCGCCCGCTGGCACGGGCCGAAGTCACCTACGTCATGGTCGACAGCCGGGAGTTTCGCAAGGTTGGGGTCCCCGACGACTTGCGCGCCCTGCTGCTGCGCGGGGCCCCGGGCGTACGCATCGACCAGGCCGGCTAG
- a CDS encoding MotA/TolQ/ExbB proton channel family protein: MTDGFGLWLRLLDGGHALFDLMAAGGVVMWGLAGLCVLFWTLVFERFWFMRRVFPRWVRERRRAWQQLPASSASSWPRAVRSAWLAQARQQLAGPLRLGKTLVALYPLLGLLGTVSGMVAVFDVLAVNGTGNPRAMAAGVWQATLPTLAGMVLAISGLFSLARLERDARRALERLADQLRHD; this comes from the coding sequence GTGACTGACGGCTTCGGCCTGTGGCTGCGGCTGCTCGACGGCGGCCATGCGCTGTTCGACCTGATGGCCGCCGGCGGCGTGGTGATGTGGGGCCTGGCCGGGCTCTGCGTGCTGTTCTGGACCCTGGTGTTCGAGCGCTTCTGGTTCATGCGCCGGGTCTTCCCGCGCTGGGTTCGCGAGCGCCGCCGGGCCTGGCAGCAGCTGCCGGCCTCCTCGGCCAGCAGCTGGCCGCGGGCGGTGCGCAGCGCCTGGCTGGCCCAGGCCCGGCAGCAGCTGGCCGGGCCCCTGCGCCTGGGCAAGACCCTGGTGGCGTTGTACCCGCTGCTCGGCCTGCTCGGCACCGTCAGCGGCATGGTCGCGGTGTTCGACGTGCTGGCCGTCAACGGCACCGGCAACCCCCGCGCCATGGCCGCGGGGGTATGGCAGGCGACCCTGCCGACTCTGGCCGGGATGGTCCTGGCCATCAGCGGATTGTTCAGCCTGGCGCGTCTGGAACGCGACGCCCGCCGGGCCCTCGAGCGGCTGGCCGACCAGCTGCGTCACGACTGA
- a CDS encoding class I SAM-dependent methyltransferase, whose translation MTPPHELQGALGELLGDARLDATALPGTDLRLWLIDAANMDRAFSPAETRRILEEPPYWSFCWASGLVLARWLAAHPHWVRDKRVLDFGAGSGVAAIAAAKTGAREVVACDLDPLALAACRANAELNGVELGYSADFFAEADRFDLILVADVLYDRANLPLLDQFLGRGRQALVADSRVRDFQHPLYRRLAVLEACTWPDLAEPAEFRHVSLYHARRD comes from the coding sequence ATGACCCCGCCACACGAGCTGCAGGGCGCGCTGGGCGAGCTGCTCGGCGACGCCCGCCTCGACGCCACCGCGCTGCCCGGCACCGACCTGCGCCTGTGGCTGATCGATGCGGCCAACATGGACCGCGCCTTCAGCCCCGCGGAGACCCGGCGCATCCTCGAGGAGCCGCCCTACTGGAGCTTCTGCTGGGCCAGCGGCCTGGTCCTGGCACGCTGGCTGGCCGCGCATCCGCACTGGGTGCGCGACAAGCGCGTGCTGGATTTCGGCGCCGGCTCCGGGGTGGCGGCGATCGCCGCGGCCAAAACCGGCGCCCGCGAGGTGGTGGCCTGCGACCTAGACCCGCTGGCCCTCGCCGCCTGCCGGGCCAACGCCGAGCTGAACGGCGTCGAACTGGGCTACTCGGCGGACTTCTTCGCCGAGGCCGACCGTTTCGACCTGATCCTGGTCGCCGACGTGCTCTACGACCGCGCCAACCTGCCGCTGCTCGACCAGTTCCTCGGCCGCGGCCGCCAGGCCCTGGTGGCCGATTCGCGGGTGCGCGACTTCCAGCATCCGCTGTATCGCCGCCTCGCCGTCCTGGAGGCCTGCACCTGGCCGGATCTGGCCGAGCCGGCGGAGTTTCGCCACGTCAGCCTGTATCACGCGCGCCGCGATTGA
- a CDS encoding DUF3299 domain-containing protein encodes MLRPLLAAVLVVLAAPVSAAEVRELVWSEMVPADAPPQVAEPAPMHDLSQLADALSESGPAAMQQSPAAPVVEELDGQTVKLPGYIVPLDVTDEGRVTEFLLVPYFGACIHVPPPPSNQIVHVTAELGVLLDALYQPFWIEGPLKVEQTSSELAEAGYQMAADKIYPYEMPDS; translated from the coding sequence ATGCTCCGCCCCCTGCTCGCTGCCGTGCTTGTCGTCCTGGCCGCGCCTGTATCGGCCGCCGAGGTGCGCGAGCTGGTCTGGTCGGAGATGGTGCCGGCCGATGCGCCGCCGCAAGTCGCCGAACCCGCCCCCATGCATGACCTCTCGCAACTGGCCGACGCCCTGTCCGAGTCCGGCCCGGCGGCGATGCAGCAATCGCCGGCCGCGCCTGTGGTCGAGGAGCTGGACGGCCAGACGGTGAAACTGCCGGGCTACATAGTGCCGCTGGATGTGACCGACGAAGGCCGGGTCACCGAGTTCCTCCTGGTGCCCTACTTCGGCGCCTGCATCCATGTACCGCCACCGCCGTCCAACCAGATCGTGCATGTCACCGCCGAACTGGGCGTGCTGCTGGATGCGCTGTACCAGCCGTTCTGGATCGAGGGGCCGCTGAAAGTCGAGCAGACCAGCAGCGAGCTGGCCGAGGCCGGCTACCAGATGGCCGCCGACAAGATCTACCCCTACGAGATGCCCGACAGCTGA
- a CDS encoding MotA/TolQ/ExbB proton channel family protein, with translation MSRRYLAVVLLGLLPALAGAAAPLNPDQLLQRIRSDRAAEVAAMAAREQAFVAERGERARLLAAAKAALQVQEAEAARLKAEFDRLETELAAQEQLLAQRAGHLGELFAVVRQSAGDVAGQWQDSLLNAQYPERLQRLAALAESRSLPSAEDLDGYWMLLLEDLAASGRIERLELPVVAADGVRRAQPVLRVGSFAAFGEEAFLHYDAAAGELLAPPRQPAGLGLVADYLEGGASLARLPIDPSRGNLLVQLQRQPNLWDRVQQGGLVGGLILALGGLGLVLAIWRLVFLAGVGRGVSAQIRELGTPRADNPLGRVIGVLGPKPQLADLETLELKLDEAILQETPPLEKGQGLLKLLAAVAPLLGLLGTVTGMIVTFQAITQSGGGDSRLMADGISQALVTTVLGLVVAIPLLFLHSLLASRSKGLIQLLEQQSAGLIALHLSGAPRRD, from the coding sequence ATGAGCCGCCGTTATCTCGCCGTCGTGCTCCTCGGTCTGTTGCCGGCGCTGGCCGGCGCCGCCGCGCCGCTCAATCCCGATCAACTGCTGCAGCGTATCCGCAGCGACCGCGCCGCCGAAGTCGCGGCCATGGCCGCGCGCGAGCAGGCCTTCGTCGCCGAGCGGGGCGAGCGGGCCAGGCTGCTGGCCGCGGCCAAGGCCGCCCTGCAGGTGCAGGAGGCCGAGGCCGCGCGGCTGAAGGCCGAGTTCGACCGCCTGGAGACCGAGCTGGCGGCGCAGGAGCAGCTGCTGGCCCAGCGTGCCGGCCACCTCGGCGAGCTGTTCGCGGTGGTCCGCCAGAGCGCCGGCGATGTCGCCGGCCAGTGGCAGGACAGCCTGCTCAACGCCCAGTACCCCGAGCGTCTGCAACGCCTCGCCGCCCTGGCCGAGAGCCGCAGCCTGCCGTCGGCCGAAGACCTCGACGGCTACTGGATGCTGCTGCTCGAAGACCTGGCAGCCAGCGGCCGCATCGAGCGCCTCGAGTTGCCGGTGGTGGCCGCCGACGGCGTGCGCCGCGCGCAGCCGGTGCTGCGGGTCGGCAGCTTCGCCGCCTTCGGCGAGGAGGCCTTCCTGCATTACGACGCGGCTGCCGGCGAGCTGCTGGCGCCACCGCGCCAGCCCGCCGGCCTGGGTCTGGTGGCGGACTACCTGGAAGGCGGTGCGAGCCTGGCGCGCCTGCCGATCGACCCCAGTCGCGGCAATCTGCTGGTGCAGTTGCAGCGTCAGCCGAACCTGTGGGATCGCGTGCAGCAGGGTGGCCTGGTCGGGGGCCTGATCCTGGCCCTGGGCGGCCTGGGCCTGGTCTTGGCGATCTGGCGCCTGGTCTTCCTGGCCGGCGTCGGCCGTGGCGTCAGCGCGCAGATCCGCGAGCTGGGTACGCCGCGCGCCGACAACCCCCTGGGCCGGGTGATCGGCGTGCTCGGGCCCAAGCCGCAGCTGGCCGACCTGGAGACCCTGGAGCTGAAGCTGGACGAGGCGATCCTGCAGGAGACGCCGCCGCTGGAGAAGGGCCAGGGCCTGCTCAAGCTGCTGGCCGCGGTGGCGCCGTTGCTCGGCCTGCTCGGCACCGTGACCGGCATGATCGTCACCTTCCAGGCCATCACCCAGAGTGGCGGCGGCGACTCGCGGCTGATGGCCGACGGCATCTCCCAGGCCCTGGTGACCACGGTGCTGGGCCTGGTGGTGGCGATCCCGTTGCTGTTCCTGCACAGCCTGTTGGCCAGCCGCAGCAAGGGCCTGATCCAGCTGCTCGAGCAGCAGAGTGCCGGGCTGATCGCCCTGCACCTGTCCGGGGCGCCGCGCCGTGACTGA
- a CDS encoding DUF2796 domain-containing protein, giving the protein MHRLLLALPFALLPLAAAQASDHDHDHDHALDSLDAHQHGAASLNVVLDGQALELELESPAMNLVGFEHAAESAADKAKVAAARSQLQNPQALFGLNAGDCSLRETALESPLFEDDEHEHEGHQGDETHGEHSEIHAHYQLDCKKPDELKQLNLAELFKRFPATTKIQVQLIGPNGQQGVELTPAKPGLDF; this is encoded by the coding sequence ATGCACCGCCTCTTGCTCGCCCTGCCTTTCGCCCTATTGCCACTGGCCGCCGCCCAGGCCAGCGATCATGACCACGACCACGACCATGCGCTCGACAGCCTGGACGCCCACCAGCACGGCGCCGCCAGCCTCAACGTGGTGCTCGACGGCCAAGCGCTGGAGCTGGAGCTGGAAAGCCCGGCGATGAACCTGGTGGGCTTCGAACATGCCGCCGAGAGCGCCGCCGATAAGGCCAAGGTCGCCGCCGCGCGCAGTCAGTTACAAAATCCGCAGGCCCTGTTCGGCCTGAATGCAGGCGATTGCAGCCTGCGCGAGACGGCACTGGAGAGCCCGCTGTTCGAAGATGACGAACATGAGCACGAAGGACATCAGGGCGACGAAACTCACGGCGAACACAGCGAAATCCATGCGCATTACCAGCTCGACTGCAAAAAGCCCGACGAACTCAAGCAGCTGAACCTGGCCGAACTGTTCAAGCGCTTCCCCGCCACCACGAAAATTCAGGTACAACTGATCGGCCCGAATGGCCAGCAAGGCGTGGAGCTGACACCTGCCAAGCCCGGCCTCGACTTCTAA